From Microbacterium sp. 10M-3C3:
ATCCGCATAGGCTGGAGGTGTCGGCTCCGCGCCGACGTGTCCAGAGCTCCCGCACCGAAACCGAACACGCCGCGCATGACCGACAAGCCCCGCCGCACGAGCGGCAATCCCGCCACGCAGGCCCGCATCGAGCAGACCGTGAAGCAGCAGCGCGAGCAGAAGCGCCAGGAGAAGCTCGCCGAGTATCAGCGCCAGCTCGCCCGCCGCCGACGCGGCAAGGTGGTGTGGTGGGTCGTCGGGTCGATCGCCACGCTCGCGGTCGTCGCAGTGGTCGTCGCGTCCTTCGTCTTCGCCCCGCGTCCGACCACGGCCACGTACGAGGCGGCCAACAGCACCGGACGCGAGATCGACGGCGTCGAGACGTTCCAGAACACGACGCAGCACACCGACGAGCCGGTCACCTATCCGCAGACGCCACCGGCCGGTGGCCCGCACAACCCGGTCTGGCTGAACTGCGGCGTGTACACCGAGCCGCAGGAGAACGAGCGCGCGGTGCACTCGATGGAGCACGGCGCGGTGTGGGTGACGTACGACCCTGCGCGCATCTCGGGCGACGCGCTCGACACCCTGAAGCAGTGGCTGCCCTCCAGCTACGCGCTCCTCTCCCCGTACGAGGGCATGGACACGCCCATCGCCGTGAGCGTGTGGAACGCGCAGCTGAAGGTCGACGACCCCGCCGACGAGCGCATCGGCGAGTTCTTCACCGAGTACTGGCGCAGTCAGAACGCCCCCGAGCCCGGCGCCGCCTGCTCGGGCGCGCTCGACGGGCCCGGCAAGCAGTGACCGAGGCGCACCGCTCGCGCGCGACGTGGCTCGTAACCGCCGCGGCCGTGCTCGCGGTCGGTGCGCTCGCCTTCGGGATCGGCCGCTTCACGGCGTTCGGGGCGAGCGCGGCGCCGCAGCATCCGGCGACCGACTCGGCCGACGCCGGCTTCGCGCGCGACATGCAGGTGCATCACGCGCAGGCGGTCGAGATGGCGATGGAGATCTACGCCAAGACCTCCGACGACGAGCTGCGCGCGCTGTCGTACGACATCGCCACCGCGCAGTCCGCTCAGCGCGGCGAGATGTACGGCTGGCTCGTGACGTGGGGCCTGCCGCAGGCGGGCGGCCCGCTCATGGGGTGGATGGGCTCCGGCTCGTCGCACGAGCACGGCGAGGACGCCGCATCCGAGGCCGACCTGCGCGCGCAGATGGGCATGGCGACCGACGCGGAGCTCGCCGAGCTGCGCGCGGACACCGGGACGGCCGCCGACTGCCTGTTCCTCGCCCTCATGGTGCGCCACCACGAAGGCGCCATCCCGATGGCCGAAGCGGTCATCGATGAGGGGTCGGACGCCCGCGTGCGCGCCGTCGCGACGAGCATGGTGCAGACGCAGTCCGCCGAGATCGATGCGATGACCGGCATGCAGCAGCGCCTGGCCTGCGGCTGACGCACGCAGACCAGGCGCTGTGGCTCGCGCCCTGTGGCCTCAGCCCTTCGTCGCGCCCGCGAGCAGACCGCGGACGAAGAAGCGCTGCAACGCGAAGAACACGATCAGCGGCACGAGGATCGAGATGAACGTGCCTGCCGACTGCAGGAACCACTGGTCGCCCCATGTGCCCGACAGCGAGTTCAGCGACTGCGTCAGCGGCAGCGAGGAACTCGGCGCGAAGATCGTGGCCACCAGCAGGTCGTTCCACACCCAGATGAACTCGAGCACCGCGAACGACGCGAGGGCGGGAGCGGCCAGCGGCAGGATGAGGCGGAAGAAGATCTGCCCGTGTCCGGCGCCGTCCACGCGCGCGGCCTCGATGACTTCGTGCGGGATCTCGGCGATGAAGTTGTGCAGCAGGAAGATCGCCAGCGGCATCGCGAAGATGACGTGCGCGATCCACACCGTCGCGAAGCTGTGCTCGATGCCGCGCAGCTCCAGCCCCGGGAAGATCGTCACGTCGTTGATCGTGAGACCCCGCGAGAACAGGCTCAGCAGCGGCACCAGCGCCATCTGCAGCGGCACGATCTGCAGCGCGAAGATGAAGATGAAGAAGAAGTTCCGGCCCTTGAAGTCGATCCACGCGAACGCGTAGGCGATCAGGGAGGCGACCGCGAGCGCGAACACCACCACGGGGATGGTGATCGCGAGCGAGTTGAGGAACGACGCGCCCAGCGTCAGGGCCGTGCCGCCCGACGTCAGCGCCTGCCGGTAGTTGTCCAGCGTGAAGGCCGGGTCGACGAAGACCGTCCACCAGCCGCTGGACTGCGTGTCGGAGCCCGGGCGGAACGACGTGATGAACAGGCCGAACGTCGGGATGGTCCAGAAGAACGCGATCACGATGGCCGCGATCGTCGCGCCCTTCGACGTCAGGCGCTTGCGCGCCATCGCCTCGTGCCGGCGGGTGTCGCGCGCGACCTGGCGGGCCGAGCGCGAGTCCACGACGGGCTCGACGACTTCGGTGCTGATGGTCATCGGATCTCCCTCTGCTTCCGGATCTGGCGGACGTTGAAGATGATCAACGGCAGCACGAAGATGAACAGCACGACCGCCAGGGCCGCGGAGTGGCCGTAGCTCTGGAATCGCTGCTGCTGGTTGACCATCTCGAACGCGAGGACGGTCGTGTCGTTGCGACCGCCGGTCATGACCGCGACGATGTCGTAGATCTTCAGGGCGCCGATGGCGATCGTGGTGACCACGACGATGAGGGACGAGCGGATGCCGGGCACCGTGACGTTGCGGAACCTCTCCCACGCGTTCGCGCCGTCGAGCTCGGCCGCCTCCATCTGCTCCGGCGGCACCGCCTTGATGGCAGCCGACAGGATGACCATCGCGAGTCCCGTCTGGCTCCAGATGAACACGACCACGAGAAGCAGCGTGTTCACGAGCGGCTGCGCGGCCAGCCACGTCACCGGCTGTCCGCCGAACGCCGTCACGATGCCGTTGAGCAGGCCGATCTGGTCGCCCTGGCGGAAGTCGTAGATGAACTTCCAGATGATGCCCGCGCCGACGAACGAGATCGCGAACGGCATGAAGATGAGGATCTTCAGCACGCGCTCGCCCTTGGCGCGGTCGATGAACACCGCGTAGGCCAGGCCGATCGCGGTCGCGAACGTCGGGGCCAGCAGCACCCAGATGAGCGTGTTGATGACCGACCAGAACCCCTCGGGGTTCGTGAACGTCCAGATGTAGTTGTCCAGCCCCACGAAGTTGTCGCCGGTCTTGTCGAAGAACGACTGCACGAGCGTGGAGATCGCGGGGTAGATGAGGCCCACCAGCAGCAGGATCGTGGCGGGCGCCGCGAACAGGATGAGCTGGAACAGATACCCCGCGCCCTGGCGCGAGCGGTAGTCGGCCCAGAAGAGCACGGCGCCGAGGATGACCGCGATGCCGAGCACGTAGATGACGGCGTTCTGATACGGCCGCAGCAGCATGAAGGCGAGCACCGGCAGCAGGAAGCACGCGGCCAGGCGCAGCCAGAAGTACCCGCGCCCGGGGCGCGGCGCGTACTCGATGAGCAGGAGGATGAGCCCGACAACGGCGCCGAAGACGACGACGATGATCGGGATCTGGACGATGGGGTTCAGGCCGCCCAGCCAGCGGAAGAAGCTGTTCAGCGAGAACCCGAGCGTCGTCGGCCGGGTCTCGACGGGGGCGCGCGTGACCATGAAGACGAACAGCGCCGCCGCCACGATGAGCGCGGCGACGACGACGAGGACGGTGACGCGATGGCGACGGGCCGCGGTGACCAGACGGCCCTCCGCGGGCTTCTCGCCGGGCGGGGGCGCGACGGCCGTGCCGGGCGCCTCGGTGGTGTGGGTCATCTCTCCCCTTCTGAGCACATCTGCGGGCTCACGGACGGATGTCGGGGCGCGGGCACGGGTCGCCCGCTCCTCGGGTGGGGGTGGGGCGACCCCGGTGAGCGTCGC
This genomic window contains:
- a CDS encoding DUF3105 domain-containing protein, with protein sequence MTDKPRRTSGNPATQARIEQTVKQQREQKRQEKLAEYQRQLARRRRGKVVWWVVGSIATLAVVAVVVASFVFAPRPTTATYEAANSTGREIDGVETFQNTTQHTDEPVTYPQTPPAGGPHNPVWLNCGVYTEPQENERAVHSMEHGAVWVTYDPARISGDALDTLKQWLPSSYALLSPYEGMDTPIAVSVWNAQLKVDDPADERIGEFFTEYWRSQNAPEPGAACSGALDGPGKQ
- a CDS encoding DUF305 domain-containing protein, with amino-acid sequence MTEAHRSRATWLVTAAAVLAVGALAFGIGRFTAFGASAAPQHPATDSADAGFARDMQVHHAQAVEMAMEIYAKTSDDELRALSYDIATAQSAQRGEMYGWLVTWGLPQAGGPLMGWMGSGSSHEHGEDAASEADLRAQMGMATDAELAELRADTGTAADCLFLALMVRHHEGAIPMAEAVIDEGSDARVRAVATSMVQTQSAEIDAMTGMQQRLACG
- a CDS encoding carbohydrate ABC transporter permease — encoded protein: MTISTEVVEPVVDSRSARQVARDTRRHEAMARKRLTSKGATIAAIVIAFFWTIPTFGLFITSFRPGSDTQSSGWWTVFVDPAFTLDNYRQALTSGGTALTLGASFLNSLAITIPVVVFALAVASLIAYAFAWIDFKGRNFFFIFIFALQIVPLQMALVPLLSLFSRGLTINDVTIFPGLELRGIEHSFATVWIAHVIFAMPLAIFLLHNFIAEIPHEVIEAARVDGAGHGQIFFRLILPLAAPALASFAVLEFIWVWNDLLVATIFAPSSSLPLTQSLNSLSGTWGDQWFLQSAGTFISILVPLIVFFALQRFFVRGLLAGATKG
- a CDS encoding sugar ABC transporter permease — translated: MVTRAPVETRPTTLGFSLNSFFRWLGGLNPIVQIPIIVVVFGAVVGLILLLIEYAPRPGRGYFWLRLAACFLLPVLAFMLLRPYQNAVIYVLGIAVILGAVLFWADYRSRQGAGYLFQLILFAAPATILLLVGLIYPAISTLVQSFFDKTGDNFVGLDNYIWTFTNPEGFWSVINTLIWVLLAPTFATAIGLAYAVFIDRAKGERVLKILIFMPFAISFVGAGIIWKFIYDFRQGDQIGLLNGIVTAFGGQPVTWLAAQPLVNTLLLVVVFIWSQTGLAMVILSAAIKAVPPEQMEAAELDGANAWERFRNVTVPGIRSSLIVVVTTIAIGALKIYDIVAVMTGGRNDTTVLAFEMVNQQQRFQSYGHSAALAVVLFIFVLPLIIFNVRQIRKQREIR